The Bacteroidota bacterium genome includes a region encoding these proteins:
- a CDS encoding bifunctional UDP-3-O-[3-hydroxymyristoyl] N-acetylglucosamine deacetylase/3-hydroxyacyl-ACP dehydratase, whose amino-acid sequence MNKEYQQTIKRSITVSGVGLHTGSQVDMTFNPAAPNHGYKFRRIDLAGQPIIEADADLVIDTARGTTIARNGASVSTIEHTLAALVGMGIDNVLIDLNGPETPIMDGSSKMFMQALGNVGVEIQDAEREYITISQNITYKDPLRQTEITIMPADDYQVTVMIDFDSKVLGKQHATLNHISEFRDQIADSRTFCFLHELEMLYENNLIKGGDLNNAIVIVDKEVTADEMVKLKKMFNKESVSVKKEGILNNLELHWNNEPARHKLLDVVGDLALAGKPIRGKIIASRPGHPSNVEFAKRIKAFYKTKKNTVDVPRYDHTAEPVYDINQIIKMLPHRYPFLLVDKIIDMGENHIVGVKNVTFNEGFFQGHFPNNPVFPGVLQVEALAQTGGIFVLSKVPDPENYDTYFLKIDKVKFKRKVLPGDCLLLKMELINPIRRGICEMKATAYVGNNIVTEGELTAQVVKRNQNS is encoded by the coding sequence ATGAATAAAGAATATCAGCAAACAATTAAAAGATCAATAACCGTTTCAGGCGTTGGATTGCATACAGGCTCTCAAGTGGATATGACCTTTAATCCCGCGGCTCCAAACCACGGATATAAATTCAGAAGAATAGATCTGGCCGGTCAGCCTATAATTGAAGCCGATGCAGACCTTGTAATAGATACAGCGCGTGGAACTACCATTGCCCGAAATGGAGCAAGTGTTTCTACTATCGAACATACCCTTGCAGCTTTGGTTGGAATGGGCATCGATAATGTGTTGATCGATCTCAATGGTCCCGAAACGCCCATCATGGACGGTTCTTCCAAAATGTTTATGCAGGCTTTGGGCAATGTTGGCGTTGAAATTCAGGATGCGGAAAGAGAATACATTACAATTAGCCAAAATATCACTTACAAGGATCCACTTCGCCAGACGGAAATTACCATTATGCCTGCTGATGATTATCAGGTTACGGTAATGATAGATTTTGACTCAAAGGTGCTTGGAAAACAACACGCCACTTTAAATCATATATCTGAATTTCGCGATCAAATTGCAGATAGCAGAACCTTTTGTTTTTTGCACGAACTGGAGATGTTGTATGAAAATAACCTGATAAAAGGTGGTGACCTCAATAACGCTATTGTTATTGTAGATAAAGAAGTTACCGCCGACGAAATGGTTAAACTCAAAAAGATGTTTAACAAGGAGTCGGTAAGTGTTAAGAAGGAAGGAATACTTAATAATCTTGAATTACATTGGAACAATGAACCAGCTCGTCATAAATTACTCGACGTGGTTGGTGATCTTGCTCTTGCAGGAAAACCTATCCGCGGAAAGATAATTGCAAGTCGTCCGGGGCATCCTTCCAATGTTGAATTTGCAAAGAGAATTAAAGCTTTTTATAAAACTAAAAAGAACACTGTGGACGTGCCAAGATATGACCATACAGCAGAACCTGTTTATGATATCAACCAAATAATTAAAATGTTGCCACATCGATATCCATTTTTATTAGTGGATAAGATAATCGACATGGGTGAAAATCACATTGTGGGGGTTAAAAATGTAACATTTAATGAAGGCTTCTTTCAGGGACATTTTCCGAATAATCCCGTATTTCCAGGTGTTTTACAAGTTGAAGCATTAGCACAAACAGGAGGTATCTTCGTATTAAGCAAGGTGCCTGATCCTGAAAATTACGATACTTATTTTTTAAAGATCGATAAGGTTAAATTTAAACGCAAGGTTCTTCCGGGCGATTGTTTATTGCTCAAAATGGAGCTTATAAATCCGATAAGAAGAGGAATTTGCGAAATGAAAGCCACTGCATACGTAGGAAATAACATCGTAACAGAAGGAGAATTAACTGCTCAAGTTGTAAAGCGCAATCAAAATTCATGA
- the lpxA gene encoding acyl-ACP--UDP-N-acetylglucosamine O-acyltransferase, with protein MNQPLAYVHPQAQIADNVVIEPFASISKNVVIGEGTWIGANVSIMPGARIGKNCRIFPGAVISAVPQDLKYMGEDTEVVIGDNTTIRECVTINRGTKYAFRTVVGNNCLLMAYSHVAHDCAIGNNVILANSVNLAGHIEVGDWAIMEGLVAVQQFIKIGAHAFIAGGSLVRKDVPPFVKAGREPLSYVGVNSVGLRRRGYSAETIQHIQEIYRLLFVRGYNVTKALYIIEAEVPASAERDMIVTFIRNSKEGVMKGFRHINE; from the coding sequence ATGAATCAGCCATTAGCATATGTACATCCGCAAGCACAAATAGCCGACAATGTGGTTATTGAACCGTTTGCATCCATTTCAAAAAACGTAGTTATCGGAGAAGGCACCTGGATAGGAGCAAACGTAAGTATAATGCCCGGAGCACGTATTGGAAAAAATTGCCGGATCTTCCCTGGAGCCGTTATTTCTGCTGTTCCACAAGATCTAAAATATATGGGTGAAGATACAGAGGTTGTTATTGGGGATAATACAACTATCAGAGAGTGTGTAACAATCAACCGTGGAACAAAATACGCTTTCAGAACCGTGGTTGGTAACAATTGTCTCCTCATGGCATATTCGCACGTGGCACACGATTGTGCTATCGGAAATAACGTGATATTGGCGAATTCCGTAAATCTTGCCGGACATATTGAAGTTGGAGATTGGGCAATTATGGAAGGATTGGTTGCCGTTCAGCAATTCATTAAAATTGGTGCGCATGCATTTATTGCGGGAGGATCGTTGGTGAGAAAGGATGTTCCGCCATTTGTAAAAGCCGGTCGCGAACCATTGAGTTATGTTGGGGTGAATTCGGTGGGTTTGAGAAGAAGAGGGTATAGCGCAGAAACCATTCAGCATATTCAGGAAATATATCGTTTATTATTTGTTCGCGGATATAATGTTACCAAAGCCTTGTATATCATTGAAGCTGAAGTACCTGCATCTGCCGAACGCGATATGATCGTGACCTTTATCCGCAATTCTAAGGAAGGTGTTATGAAAGGATTCCGCCATATTAACGAATGA
- a CDS encoding ABC transporter ATP-binding protein, whose product MKIELRGVSKRFNYEWIFRDLTFDFESGNSYGITGQNGSGKSTLIKIISGQLTPSEGIITYHDTKPCSVENIYAEVAFTAPYIDLVDDFNLSEYLQFHFSFKKILKGHSQSDLLEISGLQKHRNKSLKTFSSGMKQRVKLITTILSDTKLLLLDEPTSNLDAAGVSWYGQLMEDYRNDRIVIVGSNMEREYQFCNKSLDIADYKK is encoded by the coding sequence ATGAAAATTGAACTCCGCGGTGTTTCCAAAAGATTTAATTACGAATGGATTTTTCGTGACCTGACCTTCGATTTTGAAAGCGGAAATAGTTACGGTATCACTGGCCAAAATGGTTCAGGTAAGTCAACTTTGATAAAGATAATCTCCGGTCAGCTTACCCCTTCTGAGGGGATAATTACTTATCATGATACTAAACCCTGTTCGGTAGAAAATATTTACGCTGAAGTCGCATTTACAGCACCATATATCGACCTTGTGGACGATTTTAACCTCTCTGAGTATCTTCAATTTCACTTTTCCTTTAAAAAAATATTGAAAGGTCATTCTCAAAGCGATCTGTTAGAAATTTCCGGATTGCAGAAACACCGGAATAAATCGCTCAAGACATTCTCCTCTGGGATGAAACAACGGGTTAAATTAATTACTACAATCTTGTCGGATACAAAACTATTATTACTGGATGAGCCTACTTCCAACCTCGATGCAGCAGGTGTTTCCTGGTATGGTCAATTAATGGAAGACTATAGAAACGATCGTATTGTAATTGTTGGATCCAATATGGAAAGGGAATATCAATTTTGTAATAAAAGCCT